The window AAAAAGAACAAGCGAGATATAATCGATATTGATTATGAAGAAGTTGATGAAAATGACAAGGGCAAACAGTAATTATTCAATTTCAATTTAAAACTTATTTCATTGAGAAAAATATTTATAAATTTTCTTAAAATATTTTTTAAAGCTCCGAAATCAAATCTACCCAGGCCCGATGAAATTAAAAATATTCTGATAATTCGGCAGCACAATCAATTTGGAGATATGCTTACCTCCGTTCCTTTATTCCGTGCATTAATTGAAAATATTCCCGACTGCAGAATTACTTTAATCGCAAGCCCCGATAACATCAAAGCTGTTAGACAGAATGAAATGTTATCTAACATTATTCTGTTCGATAAGAAAAAATTATTTTCAGTAAGATATATTAAATATTTAGCAACACAGCTAAGGGGAAAAAAGTTTGAACTTGGCTTAGTTCCAGTGACAGTTTCCATCTCGTTCACAAGCGGTATTCTTGTGAGATTGGCAAAATGCAAATATCTTATTGGTCCCAGCTCATTAGACGGAAAATTGTTTTCTGGTAGATTCTTGTTCAACTCTGCAGTAGATTTTGATTGGCGTGAAAATACAGATGTTCATATATCAAAAAGAATTTTGAAAATACTCGAACCAATTAAGATTTCGACAAAAAATTTAAGGAGCCACATTTTAATAACTGAAACAGATCGAGTCTATGCGGACAAGTTTTTCAATGGAGTAGATAAACCGAAAATTGGTCTTCACATTGGCGCAGGTAAAATTCAAAACCGATGGAGTGTGGATAATTTTGCTGAGTTGATGAATAAACTTAATTCAAAATATAATCCGTTTTTCTTTTTAACAGTAGGGCAAATGGATGAAGAATTATATAATCAGTTACATAAAATGATTAATTTTGATTTGATACCAATGAGAACTCAAACTATACCCCAAATTGCGGCCGTTATCGAAAAATCCGACTTGTTCATCTCAAACGATACAGGAATAATGCATGTTGCGGGAGTCACAAATTGTCCAATGATCTCTTTATTTGGACCGACAAACCCGAAAATGTGGTCACCTATCGGTGAAAATAAATATTTTATAAAAAAAGAAAATGATATAAATTCAATTCAAGTAGACGATGTACTCGAATTTGCAGAAAGAATTTTGAATGAAACATACTAATATTGCAGCGATCGATCTCGGTACTAATTCATTTCATCTTGTTGTAGTTAGACTTGAACAGGGCGGGCATTTCGAGATCATTCACAAACAAAGAGAAGTTGTTCGAATCGCAATGAGAAGCTCAGCAGATATGAAATCACTCTCATCGGCTGGAATTAAAAGAGCAATGCAAGTGCTCCAAATATTTAAAGAGATCGCCGATAAACATAATGCTGAAATCTATGCGGTGGCTACAAGTGCAATTAGGGAAGCTCCAAATCAAAAGCAATTCCTTAATATTGTTAAAGAAAAGTTGGGAATCGATATAAATGTTGTCTCAGGATTTGAAGAAGCCAGATTGATTTATTTAGGTGTTCTGCAGGGAATGAATATTTACAACAAAAAAGTTTTACTGATTGATATCGGCGGTGGAAGTACGGAACTATTAATCGGGAAAAAAGGGAAAATCGAATACGCAGCAAGTGTAAAACTGGGCGCAGTCAGATTAACGTCAAAATATTTTAATAAAAATGAGAAATTTACTAAATCAAAGATTGAGTCTTGCAGGAAACATATTTCAGCGGAATTAAATCCAATATTGAGGCAGGTTAGACGTCTTGGCTATACGAATGTAATTGGGACTGCAGGAACTATTCAGGCAATTGGTCATATTCTCCGTGCTGAATTCAATAATAAGCAGAATAATTATGTTCCCCTCCATAATTTTTCTTTTACACAAGCTGAGTATAAAAAGGTTGCTGAGCAGATATTTAAAGCACAAACGAAAGAAAAATTATTAGAAATAAATGGAATTGATTCCGGGCGTGTAGATATCATCACCGCAGGCACAATAATATTTGATGAGATTGTTCGTAAGCTGAAGATCAAGAAACTTACGATAAGCGGCTATGCGATGCGTGAAGGAATTATTATAGATGCGATTGAAAAATTTAGTACGAGTGGAGAGGAAAGAAGTAAATTAATGCAGCTTAGGAATGACAGTGTCGTTCAACTGGGAAAGAGTTACAATTTTGATTTTCCGCATTCTGCTCAAGTAAAAAAGATTGTGCTAATATTATTTGATGAGATCCGTAGATTTCACAAGTTTTCTGCTGAAGCAAGAGAACTACTCGAATATGCCGCATTGCTTCATGATATTGGATACCATATCTCGATTGCAAAGCATCACAAACATTCCTACTATTTAATAAAGAATTCCGAAATGCTCGGATTCAACCAGCGTGAAATTGAAATTATAGCAAACATTGCCAGATATCACCGGAAAGCGCTTCCAAAAGAGAATCATGAAAATCTTATACCTTTAGATAAAGAGGATCGAGCACTGGTTGAAAAACTTTCCAGCTTGCTTCGTTTAGCAGACGGTTTGGAAAAAACCCACGCGGCATTAATTAAAGATATTAAAATCAAACCATTGGGGAATGAGTTTTTGATGACTTTGCGATATCTAACTACTCCTCCTGAAACAGAATTGTGGGCTGCTGAAAAAAGAAAACAGGTTTTGGAAGATGTTTTCAAAATTAAATTAAAAATCGAGTTGGAAAAAATTCGGTATTAAGTTTTTCAAAGTTGTCACGGGATTGATTAATGGAAAATTTTAACTATTCAAAATTTGAAACTGAACTGTCTGTCCGCCCAGATGA is drawn from Ignavibacteria bacterium and contains these coding sequences:
- a CDS encoding Ppx/GppA family phosphatase, producing MKHTNIAAIDLGTNSFHLVVVRLEQGGHFEIIHKQREVVRIAMRSSADMKSLSSAGIKRAMQVLQIFKEIADKHNAEIYAVATSAIREAPNQKQFLNIVKEKLGIDINVVSGFEEARLIYLGVLQGMNIYNKKVLLIDIGGGSTELLIGKKGKIEYAASVKLGAVRLTSKYFNKNEKFTKSKIESCRKHISAELNPILRQVRRLGYTNVIGTAGTIQAIGHILRAEFNNKQNNYVPLHNFSFTQAEYKKVAEQIFKAQTKEKLLEINGIDSGRVDIITAGTIIFDEIVRKLKIKKLTISGYAMREGIIIDAIEKFSTSGEERSKLMQLRNDSVVQLGKSYNFDFPHSAQVKKIVLILFDEIRRFHKFSAEARELLEYAALLHDIGYHISIAKHHKHSYYLIKNSEMLGFNQREIEIIANIARYHRKALPKENHENLIPLDKEDRALVEKLSSLLRLADGLEKTHAALIKDIKIKPLGNEFLMTLRYLTTPPETELWAAEKRKQVLEDVFKIKLKIELEKIRY
- a CDS encoding glycosyltransferase family 9 protein; this encodes MLTSVPLFRALIENIPDCRITLIASPDNIKAVRQNEMLSNIILFDKKKLFSVRYIKYLATQLRGKKFELGLVPVTVSISFTSGILVRLAKCKYLIGPSSLDGKLFSGRFLFNSAVDFDWRENTDVHISKRILKILEPIKISTKNLRSHILITETDRVYADKFFNGVDKPKIGLHIGAGKIQNRWSVDNFAELMNKLNSKYNPFFFLTVGQMDEELYNQLHKMINFDLIPMRTQTIPQIAAVIEKSDLFISNDTGIMHVAGVTNCPMISLFGPTNPKMWSPIGENKYFIKKENDINSIQVDDVLEFAERILNETY